A single window of Rhizobium sp. SL42 DNA harbors:
- the iolG gene encoding inositol 2-dehydrogenase, whose amino-acid sequence MVTRLALLGAGRIGKVHAKAIAEDKRAKLVAVADAFAEAANAIAAQTGCAVKTIEEIEADKDIDAVIICTPTNTHADLIERFAKAGKAIFCEKPIDLDVARAKACLETVRAVGGKVMLGFNRRFDPHFQAVRKEIDKGSIGEVEMVTITSRDPGAPPAEYIKVSGGIFRDMTIHDFDMARFLLGEEIETVMASGAVLVDPKIGELGDFDSASLILTTKSGRQAIISNSRRASYGYDQRIEVHGSLGSVSAENQRPVSIEVANKDGYTRPPLHDFFMTRYTAAYAAEISAFIDSLEQGTAMSPSAEDGLIALALADAAIKAAKEKTAVKVAY is encoded by the coding sequence ATGGTCACGAGATTGGCACTTCTGGGCGCCGGCCGCATCGGCAAGGTACATGCGAAAGCCATCGCGGAAGACAAGCGCGCCAAGCTGGTGGCGGTCGCCGACGCCTTTGCCGAGGCTGCAAACGCCATCGCCGCCCAGACCGGCTGCGCGGTGAAAACGATCGAGGAGATCGAGGCCGACAAGGATATCGACGCCGTCATCATCTGCACGCCGACCAATACCCATGCGGACCTGATCGAGCGTTTCGCCAAGGCCGGCAAGGCGATCTTCTGCGAAAAGCCGATCGATCTTGATGTTGCCCGAGCTAAGGCCTGCCTGGAAACAGTGCGCGCTGTCGGCGGCAAGGTCATGCTCGGCTTCAACCGACGCTTCGACCCGCATTTCCAGGCCGTGCGCAAGGAAATCGACAAGGGCTCGATCGGCGAGGTCGAGATGGTGACGATTACCAGCCGCGATCCGGGCGCACCGCCGGCGGAATATATCAAGGTTTCCGGCGGCATTTTCCGCGACATGACCATCCATGACTTCGACATGGCACGCTTCCTGCTCGGCGAGGAAATCGAGACCGTGATGGCCTCGGGCGCTGTGCTCGTCGACCCGAAGATCGGTGAACTCGGCGATTTCGACAGCGCCTCGCTGATCCTGACCACCAAGAGCGGCCGCCAGGCGATCATCTCGAATTCGCGTCGCGCCTCCTACGGCTACGACCAGCGCATCGAGGTGCACGGCTCGCTGGGCTCCGTCTCGGCCGAAAACCAGCGCCCGGTCTCCATCGAGGTCGCCAACAAGGACGGCTACACCCGCCCGCCGCTGCATGACTTCTTCATGACCCGCTACACCGCCGCCTATGCGGCCGAAATCTCGGCCTTCATCGACAGCCTGGAACAGGGAACCGCCATGTCGCCGTCGGCGGAAGACGGCCTGATCGCGCTCGCGCTGGCCGACGCTGCCATCAAGGCCGCCAAGGAAAAGACCGCAGTGAAGGTTGCCTACTGA
- a CDS encoding bifunctional 5-dehydro-2-deoxygluconokinase/5-dehydro-2-deoxyphosphogluconate aldolase encodes MAALDLITIGRSSVDLYGAQVGGRLEDMASFNKYIGGSPTNIAAGTARLGLKSGLITRVGNEHMGRFIREQLVREGVDVRGVVTDPQRLTALVLLGIRDEHQFPLIFYRENCADMALCEDDIDVDFVSEARCVCVTGTHLSNPRTEQAVLKALEISRQHGGLTALDIDYRPNLWGLAGHGDGESRFIESAKVTAKLQSTLHLFNLIVGTEEEFHIAGGSTDTIEALRAVRQVSPATLVCKRGPMGAVVFEDAIPDSLDEGQTGEGFPIEVFNVLGAGDGFMSGLLKGWLTGEDWPTSLKFANACGAFAVSRHGCTPAYPSWEELQYFFRTGIQNKALRKDKALEQVHWSTNRKGDWSTMRVFAFDHRMQLEAMAKEAGVADSRIGAFKTLCLNAVLSVADGQAGYGILCDSRVGRDALYAASGSGLWIGRPVEWPGSRPLTLEPEIGPDFGGLNEWPVENVVKVLCFYHPDDTAEMKAEQEETVVRLFHAARRNNLEFLLEIIPSKVGPVDDHTAAKIIERFYEIGVYPDWWKLEPMKTRASWANACAAVERNDAYTRGIVVLGLDAPQAELEESFALAAGFDLVKGFAVGRTIFGDAARKWLSGAISDQEAVEDMVRRYRNLCAVWDKAREGAGSGVGAAKGEKA; translated from the coding sequence GTGGCAGCACTCGATCTCATCACGATCGGCCGATCATCCGTGGATTTGTACGGCGCCCAGGTGGGCGGTCGTCTGGAAGATATGGCTTCCTTCAACAAATATATCGGCGGGTCGCCGACCAATATCGCCGCCGGCACCGCGCGGCTCGGCCTGAAATCGGGTCTGATCACCCGGGTCGGCAACGAGCACATGGGGCGCTTCATCCGCGAACAGCTGGTGCGGGAAGGGGTCGATGTCCGCGGCGTGGTCACCGATCCGCAGCGCCTGACGGCACTGGTTCTTCTTGGCATTCGCGACGAACACCAGTTCCCGCTGATCTTCTACCGTGAAAACTGTGCCGACATGGCGCTCTGCGAAGACGATATCGATGTGGATTTCGTCTCCGAGGCGCGCTGCGTCTGTGTCACGGGCACGCATCTGTCCAATCCGCGCACCGAACAAGCCGTGCTCAAGGCGCTGGAAATCTCGCGCCAGCATGGCGGCCTGACGGCGCTCGACATCGATTATCGCCCCAATCTCTGGGGCCTTGCCGGCCATGGCGATGGCGAAAGCCGCTTCATCGAATCCGCCAAGGTGACCGCCAAGCTGCAGTCGACACTGCATCTGTTCAACCTGATCGTCGGCACTGAGGAAGAATTCCACATCGCCGGCGGCTCGACCGACACGATCGAGGCGCTCAGGGCCGTTCGCCAGGTGTCTCCCGCGACGCTGGTCTGCAAGCGTGGGCCGATGGGCGCGGTCGTGTTCGAGGATGCCATCCCGGACAGTCTCGACGAGGGGCAGACCGGCGAAGGCTTCCCGATCGAGGTCTTCAACGTGCTCGGGGCTGGTGACGGCTTCATGTCTGGTCTTTTGAAGGGCTGGCTGACCGGTGAGGACTGGCCGACCTCACTGAAATTTGCCAATGCCTGCGGCGCTTTCGCCGTCTCCCGCCACGGCTGCACACCCGCCTATCCGAGCTGGGAAGAGCTGCAGTATTTCTTCAGGACCGGCATCCAGAACAAGGCATTGCGCAAGGACAAGGCGCTGGAGCAGGTGCATTGGTCGACCAATCGCAAGGGCGACTGGTCGACGATGCGGGTCTTTGCCTTCGATCATCGCATGCAGCTCGAGGCCATGGCCAAGGAGGCGGGCGTCGCCGATAGCCGTATCGGCGCGTTCAAGACGCTTTGCCTGAATGCTGTGCTCAGCGTTGCGGATGGACAGGCCGGCTACGGCATTCTCTGCGACAGCCGCGTTGGCCGCGACGCGCTTTATGCCGCGAGCGGTTCAGGACTGTGGATCGGCCGTCCGGTCGAATGGCCAGGGTCGCGGCCCCTGACGCTGGAGCCGGAGATCGGCCCGGATTTCGGTGGCCTCAACGAATGGCCGGTCGAAAACGTCGTCAAGGTTCTGTGCTTCTACCATCCGGACGATACGGCCGAGATGAAGGCCGAGCAGGAAGAGACGGTTGTCCGGCTGTTTCATGCGGCGCGCCGCAACAATCTCGAATTCCTGCTCGAGATCATTCCATCGAAGGTTGGTCCGGTCGATGACCATACGGCTGCCAAGATCATCGAGCGTTTCTATGAAATCGGCGTTTATCCGGACTGGTGGAAACTCGAGCCGATGAAGACCAGGGCGTCATGGGCCAATGCCTGCGCCGCTGTCGAGCGCAATGACGCCTATACGCGCGGCATCGTCGTGCTTGGCCTCGATGCACCGCAAGCCGAACTTGAGGAAAGTTTCGCGCTTGCCGCCGGGTTCGACCTGGTCAAGGGATTTGCTGTCGGCCGAACGATCTTCGGCGATGCGGCGCGCAAGTGGCTTTCGGGCGCGATCAGCGACCAGGAGGCCGTGGAGGATATGGTGAGGCGTTATCGCAATCTCTGTGCGGTCTGGGACAAGGCCCGCGAAGGGGCCGGCAGCGGGGTAGGCGCTGCCAAGGGAGAGAAGGCATGA
- a CDS encoding MurR/RpiR family transcriptional regulator, translated as MEEIGGPATVKAFEERLLEVSGSLPKRLRQCADFVAANQDRIAVSTVAEMAEGAGVQPSAFMRFCQIMGFSGFSEMQRLFRDSFVGGWPDYSTRLDRLREKAEDSPSALLAEFVEAGRLSLENLVKTVDPQALDKAVETLSSAHMIHIVGLRRSFPVASYMAYAFEKMGVPAMLHSVVGRLENHHAIRDGDALLAITFAPYSTETIDLVEQASARGIPVVAVTDTAVSPLRRFDAIALSVSEVDFGAFRSLSATLCLAITLSVAVGTARQDG; from the coding sequence ATGGAAGAGATCGGTGGGCCGGCAACGGTGAAGGCGTTCGAGGAGCGGTTGCTGGAGGTCTCCGGCAGCTTGCCAAAACGGCTTCGCCAATGCGCAGATTTTGTCGCGGCCAATCAGGATCGCATTGCCGTTTCCACTGTGGCCGAGATGGCGGAAGGGGCGGGCGTTCAGCCGTCGGCCTTCATGCGGTTTTGCCAGATCATGGGTTTTTCCGGGTTTTCCGAAATGCAGCGGCTGTTTCGCGACAGCTTCGTCGGTGGCTGGCCGGACTATTCGACGCGGCTCGACCGCCTGCGCGAAAAGGCCGAGGACAGCCCTTCGGCACTGCTCGCCGAATTCGTCGAGGCGGGCCGTCTGTCGCTGGAAAATCTCGTGAAAACCGTTGATCCGCAGGCGCTGGACAAGGCGGTGGAAACGCTTTCCTCGGCGCATATGATCCATATCGTTGGCCTTCGGAGATCTTTCCCGGTGGCAAGCTACATGGCCTACGCATTCGAAAAGATGGGTGTGCCCGCCATGTTGCACAGCGTGGTCGGGCGGCTGGAAAATCATCATGCTATCCGAGATGGCGATGCCCTTTTGGCGATCACCTTTGCGCCCTATTCGACAGAGACGATCGATCTGGTCGAGCAGGCGTCAGCTCGCGGCATTCCGGTCGTGGCGGTGACCGACACGGCGGTCAGTCCGCTGCGCCGCTTCGATGCAATTGCGCTCTCGGTTTCCGAGGTTGATTTCGGAGCCTTTCGGTCACTCTCGGCGACACTTTGCCTGGCGATCACGCTGTCGGTTGCGGTTGGGACTGCCCGACAGGATGGCTGA